One Natronincola ferrireducens DNA segment encodes these proteins:
- a CDS encoding CAP domain-containing protein, whose protein sequence is MKRKLAVLLLICLLLVSCRNSMNGNYETEESSIFGMGDIEYCKITSDTADVKAGLGIDFETITILNKDDIVKVLSQVGDRYVVQLDNNQIGSVDAIDAQPIVREDAGQQSQQPPQPTEEDRQEPGGQWLEDELQTGETTPTPQPPEGEEAPSPQPQPRPVADSTIEGLTSQENEMLGLVNNERERNNLPALVIDLELTRVARIKSQDMEDNNYFSHYSPTYGSPFDMMDSFGIKYLHAGENLAGNPSVEDAHVALMNSSGHRKNILSPDFTHIGIGVKPSNRYGLLFTQMFISKPQ, encoded by the coding sequence ATGAAAAGAAAACTTGCTGTTTTATTATTAATATGCTTATTATTGGTATCTTGTAGAAATTCTATGAATGGTAACTACGAAACAGAAGAATCTTCTATCTTTGGAATGGGGGACATTGAATACTGTAAAATCACTTCTGATACCGCTGACGTCAAAGCTGGACTAGGTATTGATTTTGAAACTATAACAATACTAAATAAAGATGATATCGTAAAAGTATTAAGTCAAGTGGGAGACAGGTATGTTGTCCAACTAGATAACAATCAAATAGGCAGTGTTGACGCCATAGATGCACAACCTATCGTTCGAGAGGATGCTGGTCAGCAATCTCAACAACCACCACAGCCAACAGAAGAGGATCGTCAAGAGCCGGGTGGTCAATGGCTAGAGGATGAACTGCAAACTGGAGAAACAACACCTACTCCCCAGCCTCCAGAAGGTGAGGAGGCTCCTAGCCCTCAACCTCAACCTCGGCCTGTAGCAGATTCTACTATCGAAGGTTTGACTTCCCAAGAAAATGAAATGCTAGGGTTAGTAAACAACGAGCGGGAAAGAAACAATCTTCCTGCCCTAGTTATAGATTTAGAACTAACAAGGGTAGCTCGTATTAAATCTCAAGATATGGAGGACAATAATTATTTTAGTCATTATTCTCCAACCTATGGCAGTCCTTTTGATATGATGGATAGCTTTGGTATTAAGTATCTACATGCTGGAGAAAATCTAGCCGGCAATCCATCTGTAGAAGATGCCCATGTAGCTTTGATGAATTCCAGTGGTCATAGGAAAAATATCCTTAGTCCTGATTTTACCCATATTGGTATAGGTGTAAAGCCTAGCAATAGATATGGTCTGCTTTTTACCCAAATGTTTATTAGCAAACCCCAATAA
- a CDS encoding DegV family protein, whose amino-acid sequence MSKVKIITDSTAYIDRVFASKHNIEIIPLSVNFEGKTENEGFPGDFEEFFQRLAKSQDFPKTSQPSVGAFSVAYNKALDEGYEVVVITISSKLSGTYNSASTAATLVDETKISVIDSESTAANLKALVEIALELTNKDMAREEIVAEIEMQKKKMGIYLTVGTLDYLKKGGRLTSTAALLGSLLNIRPIIALKDGKLEGIAKVRGKKKALEKMIEAIPEETSLISICHIYALEEALELKAIVEGSFPKTRVTIEELGPVIGSHLGPKALGICFKY is encoded by the coding sequence ATGTCAAAGGTTAAAATAATAACCGATAGTACTGCCTATATTGATAGAGTCTTTGCCAGTAAACATAATATAGAAATCATACCTTTGTCTGTTAATTTTGAGGGAAAAACTGAAAATGAGGGTTTTCCTGGTGATTTTGAAGAGTTCTTTCAACGTCTTGCCAAATCCCAAGATTTTCCTAAAACCTCCCAGCCTTCAGTAGGAGCTTTTTCAGTTGCCTATAATAAGGCTTTAGATGAAGGGTATGAGGTTGTTGTAATTACTATATCATCAAAGCTTAGTGGAACCTATAACAGTGCTTCCACCGCTGCTACTCTAGTAGATGAAACAAAAATATCCGTTATAGACTCCGAGAGTACAGCGGCAAACCTGAAGGCTTTAGTGGAAATAGCTCTTGAATTAACCAACAAAGATATGGCAAGGGAAGAAATCGTAGCCGAAATAGAGATGCAAAAAAAGAAAATGGGTATTTACCTAACGGTTGGAACCTTAGATTACTTAAAAAAGGGGGGCCGACTCACTAGCACCGCTGCTCTTTTAGGCTCTTTGCTGAATATCAGACCGATTATTGCATTAAAGGATGGCAAATTAGAAGGAATTGCAAAGGTGAGGGGCAAGAAAAAAGCTTTAGAAAAGATGATAGAAGCTATCCCAGAGGAAACCAGTCTTATTAGCATCTGTCATATCTATGCTTTAGAAGAAGCCCTTGAACTGAAAGCCATTGTTGAAGGTTCTTTTCCCAAGACTAGGGTTACTATTGAAGAGTTGGGTCCAGTTATTGGTTCTCATCTAGGTCCTAAAGCTTTAGGTATTTGTTTTAAGTATTAA